The following proteins are encoded in a genomic region of Acidobacteriota bacterium:
- the argC gene encoding N-acetyl-gamma-glutamyl-phosphate reductase, with product MPIPKVAIIGASGYSGSEIVRLLLSHPKVELTTLMTANRERSGTRLYSDELRQFRHRCDLKIEPLDYDLLRQREISLVFLATPNQTAHDLAPELLKRQLRLIDLSGAFRLREAGLYPRWYGFEHRFAQHLSEAVYGLTEVVRPAIRDARLLANPGCYPTSALLPLIPLQQAGMVAPQSQIICDSKSGVSGAGKTPSSNTHFSEVTESFKAYNVWRHRHSPEIWQELGHQRLIFTAHLLPINRGILSTIYVKTAASASPAEVSACLEQAYAKAPLIRLYPEGEFPEVKHVAHTNFCDIGWRQQDLDLIIVSTIDNLGKGAAGQAVQNMNVMLGLEETLGLL from the coding sequence GTGCCAATCCCGAAGGTAGCCATCATTGGAGCCAGCGGGTACTCGGGGTCGGAGATCGTCCGATTGCTGTTGTCCCATCCGAAGGTGGAGCTGACCACCTTGATGACCGCCAACCGCGAGCGCAGCGGGACCCGGCTCTACAGTGACGAGTTGAGACAGTTCCGCCACCGTTGCGACCTGAAGATCGAGCCCCTGGACTACGACCTTCTCCGGCAACGAGAGATCTCCCTGGTGTTCCTGGCTACCCCCAACCAGACCGCGCACGACCTGGCCCCCGAACTCCTCAAGAGGCAGCTGCGCCTGATCGACCTGAGCGGGGCTTTCCGACTGAGAGAAGCCGGTCTCTACCCGCGGTGGTACGGATTCGAACACCGCTTCGCTCAACACCTGTCGGAGGCCGTATACGGACTGACCGAAGTGGTGCGTCCGGCTATCCGGGACGCTCGACTGCTGGCCAATCCCGGGTGCTATCCCACCTCGGCGCTGCTTCCTCTGATTCCCCTGCAGCAGGCCGGCATGGTTGCTCCCCAAAGCCAGATTATCTGCGACTCCAAGTCAGGGGTGAGCGGAGCCGGCAAGACGCCATCCTCGAACACGCACTTTTCGGAAGTCACCGAGAGCTTCAAGGCGTACAACGTCTGGCGCCACCGCCATTCGCCCGAAATCTGGCAAGAGCTGGGCCACCAGCGTCTCATCTTCACGGCTCATCTCCTGCCCATCAACCGAGGCATTCTCTCCACCATCTACGTGAAGACCGCAGCCTCAGCTTCGCCCGCAGAGGTTAGCGCCTGCTTGGAGCAGGCCTACGCAAAGGCCCCCCTCATCCGCTTGTACCCTGAAGGTGAGTTTCCGGAGGTGAAACACGTGGCCCACACCAACTTCTGCGACATAGGCTGGCGCCAGCAGGACCTGGATCTCATAATCGTGTCCACCATCGACAACCTGGGAAAGGGAGCGGCCGGCCAGGCGGTCCAGAATATGAACGTCATGCTGGGACTGGAGGAAACCCTGGGCCTGCTGTGA
- a CDS encoding outer membrane lipoprotein-sorting protein translates to MKPQRLLIPCICLAVASPALGDERGDELIAAYLEQAARKNKRVTVQVKHVKGSQPPIVLAFTWMRRVQSKLTSHFIRMESPPSEQGKLLLVHERPDGSSDFMAFRPQSALRKKVRISGSRHYKYKSLRISVQELIGGELAKYTHHFLGSREVRGVPCHLVENRLKPEFSRKSDFPRTILALSADKLTMVQWELYDRTNRLARKIVATETKVVEGTPTVTQARISSPQRDSQLQWTVQSIEFDPPFEPDLFRKESLQQHTASPASER, encoded by the coding sequence ATGAAGCCTCAGCGGCTGCTGATCCCCTGCATTTGCCTGGCGGTGGCTTCGCCGGCCCTGGGCGATGAGCGTGGCGACGAGCTGATCGCCGCCTACCTGGAACAGGCCGCCCGCAAGAACAAGCGGGTGACCGTACAGGTTAAACACGTCAAGGGCAGCCAACCGCCCATCGTTCTGGCCTTCACCTGGATGAGACGGGTACAGTCCAAGCTGACCTCTCACTTCATCCGCATGGAGTCTCCCCCGTCCGAACAGGGGAAGCTTCTCCTGGTCCACGAACGTCCCGACGGGTCTTCCGACTTTATGGCCTTTCGCCCCCAGAGCGCCCTCAGAAAGAAGGTTCGCATTTCCGGTTCCCGCCACTACAAGTACAAGAGCCTTCGCATCTCGGTCCAGGAGTTGATTGGCGGGGAGTTGGCCAAGTACACCCACCACTTCCTGGGCAGCCGGGAAGTCAGAGGCGTCCCATGCCACCTGGTGGAGAACCGGCTCAAGCCCGAGTTCTCCAGAAAGAGTGATTTCCCCCGAACCATCCTTGCATTGAGCGCCGACAAGTTGACCATGGTTCAGTGGGAGTTGTACGACCGGACCAACCGCCTGGCCAGAAAGATCGTGGCGACCGAAACCAAGGTGGTCGAGGGAACTCCCACGGTGACCCAAGCCCGGATCAGCAGTCCCCAACGAGACTCCCAACTCCAATGGACGGTGCAGTCCATCGAATTCGACCCTCCATTCGAACCCGATCTGTTTCGGAAAGAATCTCTCCAACAACACACCGCCTCCCCGGCTTCCGAGCGATAG